Proteins from a genomic interval of Vanacampus margaritifer isolate UIUO_Vmar chromosome 4, RoL_Vmar_1.0, whole genome shotgun sequence:
- the igdcc4 gene encoding immunoglobulin superfamily DCC subclass member 4 isoform X4 produces MPTSALEDGRKSDFSEFKPGSVYGTASDVILQWRPLWKQTFNDKPVSVELSCGAGPSHVVLEPGSPLTLDCNLGASDTPLNITWLHEGRPLPPDGSDARRHVDDRSLLLLLSSEGAAPPQGLEGGYSCVSTSAHGALTSRTVNVLLASLSSFRQEPSPQTVPAGGAARFECQIDGVPTPVITWEKDKVAVPQDPSRFISLPNGVLQILEVTREDEGAYRCVASNSAGRDISHESRLTVTTGSAETLNRVMIVAPPQNATVVLGRPAVMECMAQGQPKPLVSWSRLDGKPISTDVVVLATNLVIRDTRPHHGGIYVCRANKPRTREFVIAAAELYVPGSDNVEYQFAMNNDTTEYHVKDLLPHTAYTFFVVAYSLKGASRPSLPVTIDMLEDVPSAPPQLSIASTSPTDIRLMWHPLSSQHSRGAVTSYRIEYSSLDNADTVFSVEVGGNETQFTLRELQPNQAYRLRIAAGTGVGFGVPSEWAQHQTLAHYNHTSHRMVMFAPTELKVRAQVSTLNVTWQPSPNHTAVSGYKLSCREVDADGVKTTQTHVVRLRKKARYHLFTGLVSGQQYEVRVWAFNKQADGSAAVWKGRTEKADKISSLPMRPPPLPPSSIQAAANSSTSIRLCWEKPRFSTVRIINYTVRCSPAGTTNASLVTYHTSAAQEILIGALKPFTRYELAVQSNGVDVVGPFSSTVEESTFSDRPSSPPHELRLSAIDSSSVLVSWRPPLEPNGVIVGYRILFSSNLSQPEHLWRNLSQDGSLTSVELRGLSSGTHYFFKLGASTEVGAGPYSLVKDIHTPPDQYELDIHAVTGIIVGVCLGLICILLCMCFSFRNTKTRGVSGSLDSTAVTPQYRRGGYASPAHMPECNDCHELETLMPPAGKESDQSAAEAPEELNLMAAWNGSISHNWANRITRYRDTVTDDSAGFIAGEVNVTNNTDCPSASPSSNQVEAEVIVHSELSDPVSGKAKAECGRAKDSKPTRGPSLEQTEGENPPGKRPLDQSQPILPSTSLAADQKREPEDSAAEAVRAGPKQDSGLTNGFHSPKTPRPTAKSGENGDVRRCPSAQAKSKSASLTPAPFVTSGLVHPTSVAHGYLCP; encoded by the exons atgcccacctctgcattagaggatggtcggaaatctgacttttccgagttcaaaccaggaagtgtgtatggGACTGCAAGTGACGTCAtcctacaatggcgacccctttggaaacagaCCTTCAATG ATAAGCCCGTTTCAGTGGAGCTGAGCTGCGGGGCCGGACCCAGCCATGTAGTGTTGGAGCCGGGGTCCCCCCTCACCTTGGACTGCAACCTGGGGGCCAGCGACACGCCGCTCAACATCACCTGGCTGCATGAAGGCCGGCCCCTCCCTCCGGATGGGAGCGACGCCCGCCGGCATGTCGACGACCGCTCCCTCCTCCTGCTGCTTTCCTCCGAAGGTGCAGCGCCCCCTCAGGGTCTGGAGGGAGGCTACAGCTGTGTGAGCACCAGCGCACATGGAGCTTTGACCAGCCGGACTGTCAATGTGCTGCTGGCGA GTCTGTCCTCCTTCCGTCAGGAGCCTTCACCTCAGACGGTGCCTGCAGGGGGGGCCGCTCGCTTTGAGTGCCAGATCGATGGCGTGCCCACACCTGTAATTACTTGGGAAAAGGACAAAGTCGCTGTCCCCCAGGACCCAAG CAGGTTCATTTCCCTTCCTAACGGCGTGCTCCAGATTCTGGAGGTTACCAGGGAGGATGAGGGCGCCTACCGCTGTGTTGCATCCAACTCTGCCGGGAGGGACATCAGTCACGAGTCCCGGCTCACTGTCACCACAG GTTCTGCAGAAACCCTGAACAGAGTTATGATCGTGGCACCGCCTCAGAATGCGACGGTGGTGCTCGGCCGTCCAGCTGTGATGGAGTGCATGGCGCAGGGCCAGCCCAAGCCGCTGGTGTCCTGGAGCAGGCTAG ATGGGAAGCCCATTTCCACAGACGTGGTTGTCCTCGCTACTAACCTGGTGATCAGAGACACGAGGCCCCACCACGGGGGCATCTACGTCTGCAGGGCCAACAAGCCTCGCACCAGAGAGTTTGTTATTGCTGCTGCTGAGCTGTATGTGCCTG GTTCCGACAACGTGGAGTACCAGTTTGCGATGAACAACGACACCACGGAGTACCACGTCAAAGATCTTCTCCCTCACACCGCCTACACCTTCTTCGTGGTTGCCTACTCTCTCAAGGGAGCCAGTCGCCCGTCCCTGCCCGTCACCATTGACATGCTCGAGGACG TGCCTAGCGCGCCCCCTCAGCTGTCGATTGCCAGCACGTCACCGACGGACATTAGGTTGATGTGGCATCCGTTGTCCTCGCAGCACAGTCGAGGGGCCGTTACCAGCTACCGTATCGAGTACAGCTCTCTAGATAATG CGGACACCGTCTTCTCGGTAGAGGTTGGCGGTAATGAGACCCAATTCACGCTCAGGGAGCTGCAGCCCAACCAGGCGTACAGATTGAGGATAGCAGCTGGAACAGGTGTCGGCTTCGGGGTGCCGTCCGAGTGGGCTCAGCACCAGACGCTGGCCCACTACAACCACACCAGCCACCGCATGG TGATGTTCGCTCCCACTGAGCTGAAGGTGCGAGCACAAGTGAGCACGCTCAACGTCACGTGGCAGCCCTCGCCCAATCACACGGCCGTCTCCGGCTACAAGCTGTCCTGCCGAGAGGTGGACGCCGACGGGGTGAAGACGACGCAGACTCATGTGGTCAGGCTCCGCAAAAAAGCCAGATACCATCTCTTTACTGGGCTtg tttcaGGCCAGCAATATGAAGTGAGAGTCTGGGCATTCAACAAGCAGGCAGATGGCTCAGCTGCAGTGTGGAAAGGAAGGACCGAAAAGGCCGACAAAA TATCTTCACTCCCCATGCGGCCACCCCCATTACCACCAAGCAGCATTCAGGCAGCGGCCAACAGCTCCACGTCGATCCGGCTCTGCTGGGAAAAACCTCGCTTTAGCACGGTGCGCATCATCAACTACACAGTGCGCTGCAGCCCGGCTGGAACAACCAACGCCTCTCTGGTCACGTATCACACCAG TGCCGCTCAGGAGATCCTGATCGGGGCGCTGAAGCCCTTCACCCGCTACGAGCTGGCGGTGCAGTCCAACGGCGTGGATGTGGTGGGACCCTTCAGCAGCACCGTGGAGGAGTCCACTTTCTCTGACC GGCCGTCCTCGCCGCCACACGAGCTGCGCCTGAGCGCGATCGACTCGTCCTCAGTACTGGTGAGCTGGCGCCCCCCGCTGGAGCCAAATGGTGTCATCGTGGGCTACAGGATCTTGTTCAGCAGCAACCTGAGCCAACCTGAGCACTTGTGGAGGAACCTCTCTCAGGACG GCAGCCTCACCAGTGTTGAGCTGCGGGGGTTATCCAGTGGCACCCATTACTTTTTCAAGTTGGGAGCATCTACAGAGGTGGGAGCCGGCCCTTATTCGCTTGTCAAGGACATTCATACACCCCCCGACCAATACG AACTGGACATCCATGCAGTGACAGGCATCATCGTTGGAGTGTGTCTGGGGCTCATATGCATCCTCCTCTGCATGTGTTTCAGTTTCCGCAACACCAAGACCAG GGGGGTATCTGGCAGCCTGGACTCCACAGCCGTGACCCCCCAGTACCGGAGAGGGGGCTACGCCAGTCCCGCCCATATGCCAGAGTGCAACGATTGTCACGAGCTGGAGACGCTAATGCCCCCCGCCGGCAAAGAGTCCGACCAGTCGGCCGCAGAAGCCCCCGAGGAGCTGAACCTGATG GCTGCTTGGAACGGTTCCATCAGTCATAACTGGGCCAACAGAATCACCCGATACAGAGACACCGTCACTGACGACTCGGCGGGATTCATCGCTGGAGAAGTCAACGTGACAAACAATACG GATTGTCCAAGCGCATCCCCGTCCAGTAACCAGGTGGAGGCCGAGGTCATCGTCCACTCGGAGCTGTCCGACCCGGTCAGCGGAAAGGCTAAGGCGGAATGCGGCCGGGCCAAAGACTCCAAACCCACCCGGGGCCCCTCGTTAGAACAGACCGAGGGGGAGAACCCTCCCGGTAAACGACCGCTGGACCAGAGCCAGCCGATTCTTCCCTCGACAAGTCTGGCTGCCGACCAGAAGCGGGAGCCGGAGGATTCCGCGGCGGAGGCGGTTCGTGCCGGCCCAAAGCAGGACTCGGGGCTGACCAACGGCTTCCACTCCCCGAAGACGCCGCGGCCCACGGCCAAATCTGGGGAAAACGGGGACGTTCGACGCTGCCCTTCAGCACAAGCAAAGAGCAAGTCTGCCAGTCTCACCCCTGCTCCTTTTGTCACTTCAGGCCTGGTCCACCCTACCTCAGTAGCACACGGTTACTTGTGCCCGTAG
- the igdcc4 gene encoding immunoglobulin superfamily DCC subclass member 4 isoform X1: MPTSALEDGRKSDFSEFKPGSVYGTASDVILQWRPLWKQTFNDKPVSVELSCGAGPSHVVLEPGSPLTLDCNLGASDTPLNITWLHEGRPLPPDGSDARRHVDDRSLLLLLSSEGAAPPQGLEGGYSCVSTSAHGALTSRTVNVLLASLSSFRQEPSPQTVPAGGAARFECQIDGVPTPVITWEKDKVAVPQDPSRFISLPNGVLQILEVTREDEGAYRCVASNSAGRDISHESRLTVTTGSAETLNRVMIVAPPQNATVVLGRPAVMECMAQGQPKPLVSWSRLDGKPISTDVVVLATNLVIRDTRPHHGGIYVCRANKPRTREFVIAAAELYVPAPPVILQPPETVSLSRGNTARFVCNSSGEPTPVLRWLKNGKRFFRRAKTQNPGVLLINQLALEDAGYYQCIANNDLGTACATAKLTVIVREGLPSPPRGLSVAPYSSTTALLTWEQPEFNSDQIIGYSVHCQRAAGSDNVEYQFAMNNDTTEYHVKDLLPHTAYTFFVVAYSLKGASRPSLPVTIDMLEDVPSAPPQLSIASTSPTDIRLMWHPLSSQHSRGAVTSYRIEYSSLDNADTVFSVEVGGNETQFTLRELQPNQAYRLRIAAGTGVGFGVPSEWAQHQTLAHYNHTSHRMVMFAPTELKVRAQVSTLNVTWQPSPNHTAVSGYKLSCREVDADGVKTTQTHVVRLRKKARYHLFTGLVSGQQYEVRVWAFNKQADGSAAVWKGRTEKADKISSLPMRPPPLPPSSIQAAANSSTSIRLCWEKPRFSTVRIINYTVRCSPAGTTNASLVTYHTSAAQEILIGALKPFTRYELAVQSNGVDVVGPFSSTVEESTFSDRPSSPPHELRLSAIDSSSVLVSWRPPLEPNGVIVGYRILFSSNLSQPEHLWRNLSQDGSLTSVELRGLSSGTHYFFKLGASTEVGAGPYSLVKDIHTPPDQYELDIHAVTGIIVGVCLGLICILLCMCFSFRNTKTRGVSGSLDSTAVTPQYRRGGYASPAHMPECNDCHELETLMPPAGKESDQSAAEAPEELNLMAAWNGSISHNWANRITRYRDTVTDDSAGFIAGEVNVTNNTDCPSASPSSNQVEAEVIVHSELSDPVSGKAKAECGRAKDSKPTRGPSLEQTEGENPPGKRPLDQSQPILPSTSLAADQKREPEDSAAEAVRAGPKQDSGLTNGFHSPKTPRPTAKSGENGDVRRCPSAQAKSKSASLTPAPFVTSGLVHPTSVAHGYLCP, encoded by the exons atgcccacctctgcattagaggatggtcggaaatctgacttttccgagttcaaaccaggaagtgtgtatggGACTGCAAGTGACGTCAtcctacaatggcgacccctttggaaacagaCCTTCAATG ATAAGCCCGTTTCAGTGGAGCTGAGCTGCGGGGCCGGACCCAGCCATGTAGTGTTGGAGCCGGGGTCCCCCCTCACCTTGGACTGCAACCTGGGGGCCAGCGACACGCCGCTCAACATCACCTGGCTGCATGAAGGCCGGCCCCTCCCTCCGGATGGGAGCGACGCCCGCCGGCATGTCGACGACCGCTCCCTCCTCCTGCTGCTTTCCTCCGAAGGTGCAGCGCCCCCTCAGGGTCTGGAGGGAGGCTACAGCTGTGTGAGCACCAGCGCACATGGAGCTTTGACCAGCCGGACTGTCAATGTGCTGCTGGCGA GTCTGTCCTCCTTCCGTCAGGAGCCTTCACCTCAGACGGTGCCTGCAGGGGGGGCCGCTCGCTTTGAGTGCCAGATCGATGGCGTGCCCACACCTGTAATTACTTGGGAAAAGGACAAAGTCGCTGTCCCCCAGGACCCAAG CAGGTTCATTTCCCTTCCTAACGGCGTGCTCCAGATTCTGGAGGTTACCAGGGAGGATGAGGGCGCCTACCGCTGTGTTGCATCCAACTCTGCCGGGAGGGACATCAGTCACGAGTCCCGGCTCACTGTCACCACAG GTTCTGCAGAAACCCTGAACAGAGTTATGATCGTGGCACCGCCTCAGAATGCGACGGTGGTGCTCGGCCGTCCAGCTGTGATGGAGTGCATGGCGCAGGGCCAGCCCAAGCCGCTGGTGTCCTGGAGCAGGCTAG ATGGGAAGCCCATTTCCACAGACGTGGTTGTCCTCGCTACTAACCTGGTGATCAGAGACACGAGGCCCCACCACGGGGGCATCTACGTCTGCAGGGCCAACAAGCCTCGCACCAGAGAGTTTGTTATTGCTGCTGCTGAGCTGTATGTGCCTG CCCCTCCAGTCATTCTTCAGCCCCCGGAGACGGTGTCCCTCTCCCGGGGAAACACGGCCAGATTCGTGTGCAACAGCTCCGGGGAGCCCACCCCGGTGTTGCGCTGGTTGAAGAACGGCAAGCGCTTCTTCCGTCGTGCCAAGACCCAAAACCCTGGCGTCTTGCTCATCAACCAGCTGGCGCTGGAGGACGCCGGCTACTATCAGTGCATCGCCAACAACGACCTGGGCACGGCCTGCGCCACCGCCAAACTCACTGTCATCGTGAGGGAGGGCCTCCCCAGCCCCCCTCGAGGCCTCTCGGTCGCCCCTTACTCCAGCACCACTGCCCTGCTCACGTGGGAGCAACCCGAGTTCAACTCGGACCAAATCATCGGCTACTCGGTGCACTGCCAGCGCGCTGCAG GTTCCGACAACGTGGAGTACCAGTTTGCGATGAACAACGACACCACGGAGTACCACGTCAAAGATCTTCTCCCTCACACCGCCTACACCTTCTTCGTGGTTGCCTACTCTCTCAAGGGAGCCAGTCGCCCGTCCCTGCCCGTCACCATTGACATGCTCGAGGACG TGCCTAGCGCGCCCCCTCAGCTGTCGATTGCCAGCACGTCACCGACGGACATTAGGTTGATGTGGCATCCGTTGTCCTCGCAGCACAGTCGAGGGGCCGTTACCAGCTACCGTATCGAGTACAGCTCTCTAGATAATG CGGACACCGTCTTCTCGGTAGAGGTTGGCGGTAATGAGACCCAATTCACGCTCAGGGAGCTGCAGCCCAACCAGGCGTACAGATTGAGGATAGCAGCTGGAACAGGTGTCGGCTTCGGGGTGCCGTCCGAGTGGGCTCAGCACCAGACGCTGGCCCACTACAACCACACCAGCCACCGCATGG TGATGTTCGCTCCCACTGAGCTGAAGGTGCGAGCACAAGTGAGCACGCTCAACGTCACGTGGCAGCCCTCGCCCAATCACACGGCCGTCTCCGGCTACAAGCTGTCCTGCCGAGAGGTGGACGCCGACGGGGTGAAGACGACGCAGACTCATGTGGTCAGGCTCCGCAAAAAAGCCAGATACCATCTCTTTACTGGGCTtg tttcaGGCCAGCAATATGAAGTGAGAGTCTGGGCATTCAACAAGCAGGCAGATGGCTCAGCTGCAGTGTGGAAAGGAAGGACCGAAAAGGCCGACAAAA TATCTTCACTCCCCATGCGGCCACCCCCATTACCACCAAGCAGCATTCAGGCAGCGGCCAACAGCTCCACGTCGATCCGGCTCTGCTGGGAAAAACCTCGCTTTAGCACGGTGCGCATCATCAACTACACAGTGCGCTGCAGCCCGGCTGGAACAACCAACGCCTCTCTGGTCACGTATCACACCAG TGCCGCTCAGGAGATCCTGATCGGGGCGCTGAAGCCCTTCACCCGCTACGAGCTGGCGGTGCAGTCCAACGGCGTGGATGTGGTGGGACCCTTCAGCAGCACCGTGGAGGAGTCCACTTTCTCTGACC GGCCGTCCTCGCCGCCACACGAGCTGCGCCTGAGCGCGATCGACTCGTCCTCAGTACTGGTGAGCTGGCGCCCCCCGCTGGAGCCAAATGGTGTCATCGTGGGCTACAGGATCTTGTTCAGCAGCAACCTGAGCCAACCTGAGCACTTGTGGAGGAACCTCTCTCAGGACG GCAGCCTCACCAGTGTTGAGCTGCGGGGGTTATCCAGTGGCACCCATTACTTTTTCAAGTTGGGAGCATCTACAGAGGTGGGAGCCGGCCCTTATTCGCTTGTCAAGGACATTCATACACCCCCCGACCAATACG AACTGGACATCCATGCAGTGACAGGCATCATCGTTGGAGTGTGTCTGGGGCTCATATGCATCCTCCTCTGCATGTGTTTCAGTTTCCGCAACACCAAGACCAG GGGGGTATCTGGCAGCCTGGACTCCACAGCCGTGACCCCCCAGTACCGGAGAGGGGGCTACGCCAGTCCCGCCCATATGCCAGAGTGCAACGATTGTCACGAGCTGGAGACGCTAATGCCCCCCGCCGGCAAAGAGTCCGACCAGTCGGCCGCAGAAGCCCCCGAGGAGCTGAACCTGATG GCTGCTTGGAACGGTTCCATCAGTCATAACTGGGCCAACAGAATCACCCGATACAGAGACACCGTCACTGACGACTCGGCGGGATTCATCGCTGGAGAAGTCAACGTGACAAACAATACG GATTGTCCAAGCGCATCCCCGTCCAGTAACCAGGTGGAGGCCGAGGTCATCGTCCACTCGGAGCTGTCCGACCCGGTCAGCGGAAAGGCTAAGGCGGAATGCGGCCGGGCCAAAGACTCCAAACCCACCCGGGGCCCCTCGTTAGAACAGACCGAGGGGGAGAACCCTCCCGGTAAACGACCGCTGGACCAGAGCCAGCCGATTCTTCCCTCGACAAGTCTGGCTGCCGACCAGAAGCGGGAGCCGGAGGATTCCGCGGCGGAGGCGGTTCGTGCCGGCCCAAAGCAGGACTCGGGGCTGACCAACGGCTTCCACTCCCCGAAGACGCCGCGGCCCACGGCCAAATCTGGGGAAAACGGGGACGTTCGACGCTGCCCTTCAGCACAAGCAAAGAGCAAGTCTGCCAGTCTCACCCCTGCTCCTTTTGTCACTTCAGGCCTGGTCCACCCTACCTCAGTAGCACACGGTTACTTGTGCCCGTAG
- the igdcc4 gene encoding immunoglobulin superfamily DCC subclass member 4 isoform X3: MAVESTPWLICVLLLFCAPSKQDKPVSVELSCGAGPSHVVLEPGSPLTLDCNLGASDTPLNITWLHEGRPLPPDGSDARRHVDDRSLLLLLSSEGAAPPQGLEGGYSCVSTSAHGALTSRTVNVLLASLSSFRQEPSPQTVPAGGAARFECQIDGVPTPVITWEKDKVAVPQDPSRFISLPNGVLQILEVTREDEGAYRCVASNSAGRDISHESRLTVTTGSAETLNRVMIVAPPQNATVVLGRPAVMECMAQGQPKPLVSWSRLDGKPISTDVVVLATNLVIRDTRPHHGGIYVCRANKPRTREFVIAAAELYVPAPPVILQPPETVSLSRGNTARFVCNSSGEPTPVLRWLKNGKRFFRRAKTQNPGVLLINQLALEDAGYYQCIANNDLGTACATAKLTVIVREGLPSPPRGLSVAPYSSTTALLTWEQPEFNSDQIIGYSVHCQRAAGSDNVEYQFAMNNDTTEYHVKDLLPHTAYTFFVVAYSLKGASRPSLPVTIDMLEDVPSAPPQLSIASTSPTDIRLMWHPLSSQHSRGAVTSYRIEYSSLDNADTVFSVEVGGNETQFTLRELQPNQAYRLRIAAGTGVGFGVPSEWAQHQTLAHYNHTSHRMVMFAPTELKVRAQVSTLNVTWQPSPNHTAVSGYKLSCREVDADGVKTTQTHVVRLRKKARYHLFTGLVSGQQYEVRVWAFNKQADGSAAVWKGRTEKADKISSLPMRPPPLPPSSIQAAANSSTSIRLCWEKPRFSTVRIINYTVRCSPAGTTNASLVTYHTSAAQEILIGALKPFTRYELAVQSNGVDVVGPFSSTVEESTFSDRPSSPPHELRLSAIDSSSVLVSWRPPLEPNGVIVGYRILFSSNLSQPEHLWRNLSQDGSLTSVELRGLSSGTHYFFKLGASTEVGAGPYSLVKDIHTPPDQYELDIHAVTGIIVGVCLGLICILLCMCFSFRNTKTRGVSGSLDSTAVTPQYRRGGYASPAHMPECNDCHELETLMPPAGKESDQSAAEAPEELNLMAAWNGSISHNWANRITRYRDTVTDDSAGFIAGEVNVTNNTDCPSASPSSNQVEAEVIVHSELSDPVSGKAKAECGRAKDSKPTRGPSLEQTEGENPPGKRPLDQSQPILPSTSLAADQKREPEDSAAEAVRAGPKQDSGLTNGFHSPKTPRPTAKSGENGDVRRCPSAQAKSKSASLTPAPFVTSGLVHPTSVAHGYLCP, translated from the exons ATAAGCCCGTTTCAGTGGAGCTGAGCTGCGGGGCCGGACCCAGCCATGTAGTGTTGGAGCCGGGGTCCCCCCTCACCTTGGACTGCAACCTGGGGGCCAGCGACACGCCGCTCAACATCACCTGGCTGCATGAAGGCCGGCCCCTCCCTCCGGATGGGAGCGACGCCCGCCGGCATGTCGACGACCGCTCCCTCCTCCTGCTGCTTTCCTCCGAAGGTGCAGCGCCCCCTCAGGGTCTGGAGGGAGGCTACAGCTGTGTGAGCACCAGCGCACATGGAGCTTTGACCAGCCGGACTGTCAATGTGCTGCTGGCGA GTCTGTCCTCCTTCCGTCAGGAGCCTTCACCTCAGACGGTGCCTGCAGGGGGGGCCGCTCGCTTTGAGTGCCAGATCGATGGCGTGCCCACACCTGTAATTACTTGGGAAAAGGACAAAGTCGCTGTCCCCCAGGACCCAAG CAGGTTCATTTCCCTTCCTAACGGCGTGCTCCAGATTCTGGAGGTTACCAGGGAGGATGAGGGCGCCTACCGCTGTGTTGCATCCAACTCTGCCGGGAGGGACATCAGTCACGAGTCCCGGCTCACTGTCACCACAG GTTCTGCAGAAACCCTGAACAGAGTTATGATCGTGGCACCGCCTCAGAATGCGACGGTGGTGCTCGGCCGTCCAGCTGTGATGGAGTGCATGGCGCAGGGCCAGCCCAAGCCGCTGGTGTCCTGGAGCAGGCTAG ATGGGAAGCCCATTTCCACAGACGTGGTTGTCCTCGCTACTAACCTGGTGATCAGAGACACGAGGCCCCACCACGGGGGCATCTACGTCTGCAGGGCCAACAAGCCTCGCACCAGAGAGTTTGTTATTGCTGCTGCTGAGCTGTATGTGCCTG CCCCTCCAGTCATTCTTCAGCCCCCGGAGACGGTGTCCCTCTCCCGGGGAAACACGGCCAGATTCGTGTGCAACAGCTCCGGGGAGCCCACCCCGGTGTTGCGCTGGTTGAAGAACGGCAAGCGCTTCTTCCGTCGTGCCAAGACCCAAAACCCTGGCGTCTTGCTCATCAACCAGCTGGCGCTGGAGGACGCCGGCTACTATCAGTGCATCGCCAACAACGACCTGGGCACGGCCTGCGCCACCGCCAAACTCACTGTCATCGTGAGGGAGGGCCTCCCCAGCCCCCCTCGAGGCCTCTCGGTCGCCCCTTACTCCAGCACCACTGCCCTGCTCACGTGGGAGCAACCCGAGTTCAACTCGGACCAAATCATCGGCTACTCGGTGCACTGCCAGCGCGCTGCAG GTTCCGACAACGTGGAGTACCAGTTTGCGATGAACAACGACACCACGGAGTACCACGTCAAAGATCTTCTCCCTCACACCGCCTACACCTTCTTCGTGGTTGCCTACTCTCTCAAGGGAGCCAGTCGCCCGTCCCTGCCCGTCACCATTGACATGCTCGAGGACG TGCCTAGCGCGCCCCCTCAGCTGTCGATTGCCAGCACGTCACCGACGGACATTAGGTTGATGTGGCATCCGTTGTCCTCGCAGCACAGTCGAGGGGCCGTTACCAGCTACCGTATCGAGTACAGCTCTCTAGATAATG CGGACACCGTCTTCTCGGTAGAGGTTGGCGGTAATGAGACCCAATTCACGCTCAGGGAGCTGCAGCCCAACCAGGCGTACAGATTGAGGATAGCAGCTGGAACAGGTGTCGGCTTCGGGGTGCCGTCCGAGTGGGCTCAGCACCAGACGCTGGCCCACTACAACCACACCAGCCACCGCATGG TGATGTTCGCTCCCACTGAGCTGAAGGTGCGAGCACAAGTGAGCACGCTCAACGTCACGTGGCAGCCCTCGCCCAATCACACGGCCGTCTCCGGCTACAAGCTGTCCTGCCGAGAGGTGGACGCCGACGGGGTGAAGACGACGCAGACTCATGTGGTCAGGCTCCGCAAAAAAGCCAGATACCATCTCTTTACTGGGCTtg tttcaGGCCAGCAATATGAAGTGAGAGTCTGGGCATTCAACAAGCAGGCAGATGGCTCAGCTGCAGTGTGGAAAGGAAGGACCGAAAAGGCCGACAAAA TATCTTCACTCCCCATGCGGCCACCCCCATTACCACCAAGCAGCATTCAGGCAGCGGCCAACAGCTCCACGTCGATCCGGCTCTGCTGGGAAAAACCTCGCTTTAGCACGGTGCGCATCATCAACTACACAGTGCGCTGCAGCCCGGCTGGAACAACCAACGCCTCTCTGGTCACGTATCACACCAG TGCCGCTCAGGAGATCCTGATCGGGGCGCTGAAGCCCTTCACCCGCTACGAGCTGGCGGTGCAGTCCAACGGCGTGGATGTGGTGGGACCCTTCAGCAGCACCGTGGAGGAGTCCACTTTCTCTGACC GGCCGTCCTCGCCGCCACACGAGCTGCGCCTGAGCGCGATCGACTCGTCCTCAGTACTGGTGAGCTGGCGCCCCCCGCTGGAGCCAAATGGTGTCATCGTGGGCTACAGGATCTTGTTCAGCAGCAACCTGAGCCAACCTGAGCACTTGTGGAGGAACCTCTCTCAGGACG GCAGCCTCACCAGTGTTGAGCTGCGGGGGTTATCCAGTGGCACCCATTACTTTTTCAAGTTGGGAGCATCTACAGAGGTGGGAGCCGGCCCTTATTCGCTTGTCAAGGACATTCATACACCCCCCGACCAATACG AACTGGACATCCATGCAGTGACAGGCATCATCGTTGGAGTGTGTCTGGGGCTCATATGCATCCTCCTCTGCATGTGTTTCAGTTTCCGCAACACCAAGACCAG GGGGGTATCTGGCAGCCTGGACTCCACAGCCGTGACCCCCCAGTACCGGAGAGGGGGCTACGCCAGTCCCGCCCATATGCCAGAGTGCAACGATTGTCACGAGCTGGAGACGCTAATGCCCCCCGCCGGCAAAGAGTCCGACCAGTCGGCCGCAGAAGCCCCCGAGGAGCTGAACCTGATG GCTGCTTGGAACGGTTCCATCAGTCATAACTGGGCCAACAGAATCACCCGATACAGAGACACCGTCACTGACGACTCGGCGGGATTCATCGCTGGAGAAGTCAACGTGACAAACAATACG GATTGTCCAAGCGCATCCCCGTCCAGTAACCAGGTGGAGGCCGAGGTCATCGTCCACTCGGAGCTGTCCGACCCGGTCAGCGGAAAGGCTAAGGCGGAATGCGGCCGGGCCAAAGACTCCAAACCCACCCGGGGCCCCTCGTTAGAACAGACCGAGGGGGAGAACCCTCCCGGTAAACGACCGCTGGACCAGAGCCAGCCGATTCTTCCCTCGACAAGTCTGGCTGCCGACCAGAAGCGGGAGCCGGAGGATTCCGCGGCGGAGGCGGTTCGTGCCGGCCCAAAGCAGGACTCGGGGCTGACCAACGGCTTCCACTCCCCGAAGACGCCGCGGCCCACGGCCAAATCTGGGGAAAACGGGGACGTTCGACGCTGCCCTTCAGCACAAGCAAAGAGCAAGTCTGCCAGTCTCACCCCTGCTCCTTTTGTCACTTCAGGCCTGGTCCACCCTACCTCAGTAGCACACGGTTACTTGTGCCCGTAG